DNA from Podospora pseudopauciseta strain CBS 411.78 chromosome 5 map unlocalized CBS411.78m_5, whole genome shotgun sequence:
CCAACTTCATCATCCTGGTTCTGTGGCCCTACAAAACTGACGTAGACCACATGAAGAAGGGTGGTCAGCACTGGATCTACAGCAAGGACCTCCCAGCAACATTCGTCGTTGTCCCTCGACACCCCAACGACCTTCCTGCTGGATGGAAGACGGGAGAGACCAGAGTCTACCACTCGGATCATGCCGTCCTTCTTCACACAGCCGGGTCGTGGGAGGAAACAGCCGAGAACGGTGACGTGAGGCTCTATTTTGAGAGCTCGCGGATCCGCTATAACCTTTTTCCTGTCTTTGGCCCGCCAACTGACAAGCCATTTGGAGACTTCCAGGCTGATTACGTCAGGTGGGAGATCGACctcaccaaaccaaccaacactCGCGTTGTTGACCCTGCTGTGATCTTGAATATGCCTGGAGAAATGGCCAGGGTTGATGAGCGCTTCTTGACAAAGCCCTACGACAAGCTTTTCTGTCCTGTTATCCCCCCAGGGAAGCAGAAACCTATCCCGCCAATTCTGCCTATCGGTCTGCATGCATACGTTATGCTTGACAAGCCCAGTGGGAAGGTTGATATGTTTGATCCTGGCCAGGGGTGCACAGTGGAGGAGCCAATCTTTGTGCCCAAGACAAAGGATGCACcggagggtgatggttgggtgCTGGGGATGATTCAGAGGATGGATGTCAACAGGAGtgatttggtggtgttggataCAAGGGACTTTGGGAACCCGGTGGCGGTGGTTCAGTTGCCCTTCAGGATAAAGGGGCAGATTCATGGCAACTGGGTTGATGCGTTGCCGGCTGAGAAGAGCATGACAAGAATTCTGGAACCGGTTGAGAAGATTATGGGGAAGGGAGCTTTGTAGAATCAGTAAACGGTAAATATCGAGCTACGTAGGTACCGTCCAGTATCATGTGTTTGACTTGTATCGGCCAGGTGTCGATCACTGCCTCGGAACAGAGCTCAGCCCTCCAGGTTCTCTTGGTGTGAACACGGCGTTGAACGTCCCAGCCTTCAAGATCAAGTTGTCCTTCGACTCCGAGTAGATCCTCTTTCCGTCCTCACCCGGCGCAGAGTTCCAGGTGTAGCTGTAGACGGTGTAGGCCAATACAAGTCGAACAACGGCCATGCCCATTCTCTTTCCAACACAATTGTTTGGTCCAACCAACCACGGAATGAACGCCTCACGGTCCTTTACAAACTTTGCTTGATCCAACCATCTCTCCGGTTTGAACTCTTCAGGCGCCAGGTAAAACTCTTCGCTTCGATGAAGCGCGTATCCCGGCACTCGAACAGCTACACCGCCTGGAATGTGAATGCCGTCCACGGTGATCCCCTCAGGTGGTGTAAGTCTCGGTCCGTTATTGGCCACGGGGTTGTCTAGCCTCATCGTCTGCAGCGCTTGTGTTAGTGCAAAGGTAACAGAGGGACCAGCCGGTCACCAGCAAGCCAGACGGGACTGTGTGGACACACCTCATTAATAAGTGCATCCAGAAGCGGGATCTTGGAGAGGTCTCGGTCTGTGAATTCCTCTGGGATAGTCTCGCCGTAGACCTTCTTGATGTGGGAATGAAGGAGATCCTGATAGACTCGATGGCGGGCGAGGTGGTAGAAGAGATATGAAAGCACCACGCCGATGGTGTCACTGAGCAGAGGTTAGTTGACTGGAAAGAACGATATGAGGCTGAAAGAAACTTACGTAGCCCCAATCAAGACCAAAGCCGAGTCTGAATAAAAGATATTCTTGTTGAAAAAGGCAATCGGCTTCTCTGATCTCATGTCATCCAAAAAGTGCTGCAGGATGTCCCCTTTGTTGCTGTCTTCTTCCTGTTGTCACGCACTTTTGTCAGTAACGCCAGTCGAAGATCAATCACTGCCAAGACAAACTCACCGCAGCCCTCCGATCAGCCATCTCCATTGTCAACCGATCAAACTCCGCCGACTCCTTTCCCAAGTTCAGATCCTTAGCAATGCTCAACGGCCAGCAAAGCTCCCCCGTTCGTCCAAACTGCCCAAACAAGCTCTCCAGCAAATGCAGCATCCtgttctcctccccagcttcAATACTCCTAAACTCATAGCTGAACCCAACCTTGCCCATGTGATCAAACGGGATCAGCAGCGAGAACAACGAAGTGTTGATCGGTTGACCGTTCAAGCTCGCAATCTTGTTCAACCATCGGTGACAGACTTCTCGTGTTTTGGGCTCGTGGATCGCGAGGGCTATTTCATGTCAATCCCACATCctgccaccaacaccgagaGACTTACCCTTGGTGGTAAACGCCCTCTCCCAAATCTTCCTTCTCGGCCCATGCTCCTCCCTGGTAAGCACAGAGTTGAGATTATGCGCCCCCTTGAAGTGAATCACATCGTATATGCCCGCGTTCAACTTGCGGCATCCGCTGTCTCTGGCATGAATCTTTTGTATCCCCTCTACACTCAACATAAACACCTCGTTGGGTGCGATGCGCACAAAGTTGCCATATTTTTTGAAGAGTTTTGTTTGCTCGAGGTGCATTTGACCATTGCGCGCGGTGTATAAACCGTATAGCTTTGTTATTTTTGCGAGAAACGGGCCTGGTATGTgtcggagggggtggaagaagagCCGGTAGGTGATTATGCTCGTGAATAGGGTGGTCAGGTACGAAAGGGCAATGGCTGTGGAGGTGATAAGACCGGGGAAAACGCCGAGCTGAGTGATTGAGTAGGCTGTTAGGCATAGGAAGGTGGTGAAGTGGACGAGAAAAATGCGCAGTGCCGAGGTATCGTGAAAGCCGCGGATAAAGTAGAGGGTGTGGGAGAGAAAGCCAGTGGCAGAAGCCAGCAGGCAAGGGATGATAAGGTCGAGCTTGTCAGGTGTTGGGAAGAGGGGTCGTTGAACGAGGTGATCCATGATCACGGCTGTTTGTGGAGAGGACAACAGGTGTGAAGACTCAGGTAGAACATGGCAGTGAGGCATGTGTGTGTGACCGCGGACTCATATGTGTTTTCGAAAGCCATCACGCTGGAACGGAGCGGCGTTTGGCACGCTCGGCTTTACTGTGTCATCCCCGATGATCGATCTTGCAGATTGGAAATACAGGTTCCACCTGCATGTTGCTGAGGTGAGCGTTGCGTCCGGCGAGCTTGGTTCTATTGTCAGCAAGTGCGTGATTGGCCATGTTCTGTTGATGGATGTCATCTCGAAGGTGATGTGGCATCGAACTGTGGGGGGTGAACAGCAAGGCCCTGTTATCTTGGCAGATCAACACATCAACTCTGGCAGTTTCATGCAAGTTCGGATAGATGAAGAAGCCACACCTCTTCAACAATCAGCATGTGATAACCCCAAAGATAGTTTGGTTCAAAGGTGCTGCATCTGGTTCACTGGGCTCGGATCTGTCAAAGCTAACCTCAGGTCTGACCGGCGAAAGACTGAGGACTCGTCCTCGAGATCAACTAGAAATTTTGGTTGGAATCACAGTAGCAGGCATAATATCTTGGATAGACCTATTTGCAGAACAGATCTCCGTACAAGCCTGTCAGCAAAGAACCATGTGAATGGTGGTTCAAGGGACCTTGCTCCCCACTGTGCCAAGTCTCTTGCTAACAACATGGCCAAGTCATACGGCTTGTAAAATTGGACAGAGCTCTGCTGGTAAGTGTGCCGGTGACTTGGTGCGTTCCAAATTTTATGCATAGATATTAAGTGCTGATGCTGCAGTGGGTCATCCGTATGAGCATTTCTCAGCCATCACAGATTCCTCAATTCGTTGAGGCTCTATATTTCAACCTGCTTGTACGACTGTGACACCGCCTGCCACCAAGTGAGAGGTCAGTCCACTCCATGTTTCTCCTTTCATGTTGCAAAAAGGAAAGGTGATGTCAACTCTCGACCATGAGACAGGATAGAGGCAAATACGTGGCCTCGGTGCTGAGCGTGGGAACTCATTGGCGTTTGGGAGTAAGACACACACAATATGTAGGTAATCTGTGCCTGATGTGGTACCCCTTCTACCCGTGAAGTTGATCCCCAGGACTCATCGGTTCAAACCTTTGCAAATCCCACAATAGCTAACACGTGCTTCCGcccaagagaaaaaaaatgagCAGGTAGCTAGTGTGTTGGGTTTCGTTgctggggatgggagggagttgCCTCGCTCTTGACCCCACCTTCCCGACCTTGATGCCAGCGGCTTAACTGCCGGTTAAGAACGGGGAAGCATGGACTGCAGGCTGGGCGTGCAGCTAGATGCCAATATCACGATATATATGTAACACAACGACTGGAATGCATGCACCTTTCCCTCATTCCATTTCACACCGGCTTCGCCAATGAATGATTAGCGCTATATCGACTAGCAATCTTCACCTATTATATGCCGTTGTAGACGCCGTTGTAGACGCCGTAAGCTCTGTTGTACGAGCGTCGCGAGCTCCAGAAGTGGGGGCCTGCATGAAACTATATGCTTCATACTTCTGTGAGATATCACCTACCGTGTAACATGTAAATCATGTCGATGAGAATACCTATGCGGCTTGGCCATCTCCGGACCTTTGTGCTTTGATCCTAGTAGCAGTTCTCACCCCGCAGTATTAATATAAGGGTACAAGAAGCTGACATTCACGTCTGGATTTTACTCGCAGACGGAGCAACTCCATCCAAAGTCtcacaccaccgccgactGCAAACGCAATGGACTTCCTTATCGACGCAGAGCTGAGCAACAGCACCATCCTCGGACTAGCGGCAGCATCCTTTGTGATCTGGTATGTTGTGACGGCTTTCACAGCTTGGTATCGTCTCCGCCACCTTCCAGGGCCCACGCTGGCCAAGTTCTCCTTCTTGTGGCAAGCCCATACTATCGTAACACAACAGGTGTCCTCGCGCTATATCAACTTCCGAGAATACGGTCCTCTCGTGGTCGTAGCGCCCGGCACGGTTGTCACTAATGATCCGGATGTTCTCCGCAAGATTTCGGCGGCCAGATCGACATATAAGCGTTCTGTCTGGTACGCCGGCGCCAAGTTCACACACGACACTGACAGTATGGGAACCCAAGTGGACACTGCTGCTCACGACATACTCAAGGCAAAGACAGCAGGGCCCTACGCTGGCCGTGAAACTGAAGGTGGCCTGGAGAGGGCTGTTGATGCTCAGCTTGTCCGCCTGGTCGACCTCATCCGCCGGAAATATCTCTCCACTCCCGACGAGCTTCGCTCCATTGACTTTGCCAAGCTGTCAAGATGCTTCACCATGGATGTCATCTCGGGTTTGGTATTCGGAAAGCCGTGGGGTCATCTTGATGAGGTGAGAAATGATTTTGAGCGGGGCTTGAAGTTTCCAAGTTCTGTCACCCCTCAGAGACCT
Protein-coding regions in this window:
- a CDS encoding uncharacterized protein (COG:Q; EggNog:ENOG503NXPU), with amino-acid sequence MLLPPPNPKGPNGFFGLHSSWSSVRSPFEHGIVGRFEGEVTDLVVFGEIPKELNGTFYRIMVDPFYPLQEGNAPIEGDGNVCALRIKDGRVDLKIRYVDTERLRLERQANKRLFGLYRNPFTHHPCVRAAVDSTANTNLVYWAGKLLALKESAQPYQVHPDTLETITYDPFNSPGLTFSAHPKVDPYTRELVVFGYEAKGLGTDDVVIYALDEQGAIHDEQWIKSPWPAFIHDCALTANFIILVLWPYKTDVDHMKKGGQHWIYSKDLPATFVVVPRHPNDLPAGWKTGETRVYHSDHAVLLHTAGSWEETAENGDVRLYFESSRIRYNLFPVFGPPTDKPFGDFQADYVRWEIDLTKPTNTRVVDPAVILNMPGEMARVDERFLTKPYDKLFCPVIPPGKQKPIPPILPIGLHAYVMLDKPSGKVDMFDPGQGCTVEEPIFVPKTKDAPEGDGWVLGMIQRMDVNRSDLVVLDTRDFGNPVAVVQLPFRIKGQIHGNWVDALPAEKSMTRILEPVEKIMGKGAL
- a CDS encoding uncharacterized protein (EggNog:ENOG503NWCS; COG:Q), which gives rise to MPHCHVLPESSHLLSSPQTAVIMDHLVQRPLFPTPDKLDLIIPCLLASATGFLSHTLYFIRGFHDTSALRIFLVHFTTFLCLTAYSITQLGVFPGLITSTAIALSYLTTLFTSIITYRLFFHPLRHIPGPFLAKITKLYGLYTARNGQMHLEQTKLFKKYGNFVRIAPNEVFMLSVEGIQKIHARDSGCRKLNAGIYDVIHFKGAHNLNSVLTREEHGPRRKIWERAFTTKALAIHEPKTREVCHRWLNKIASLNGQPINTSLFSLLIPFDHMGKVGFSYEFRSIEAGEENRMLHLLESLFGQFGRTGELCWPLSIAKDLNLGKESAEFDRLTMEMADRRAAEEDSNKGDILQHFLDDMRSEKPIAFFNKNIFYSDSALVLIGATDTIGVVLSYLFYHLARHRVYQDLLHSHIKKVYGETIPEEFTDRDLSKIPLLDALINETMRLDNPVANNGPRLTPPEGITVDGIHIPGGVAVRVPGYALHRSEEFYLAPEEFKPERWLDQAKFVKDREAFIPWLVGPNNCVGKRMGMAVVRLVLAYTVYSYTWNSAPGEDGKRIYSESKDNLILKAGTFNAVFTPREPGGLSSVPRQ